A genomic stretch from Halobellus sp. LT62 includes:
- a CDS encoding AbrB/MazE/SpoVT family DNA-binding domain-containing protein: protein MGKASSSTNPEKQLRLKVDDKGRITLPKGIQEQLGIEPDDEIPATLVGSILTINPKPSAKLETATSGRREWKDTTPTDAGDALFRQTDGTTERDD from the coding sequence ATGGGAAAAGCGTCGTCCAGTACAAATCCCGAGAAGCAACTCAGACTCAAAGTGGATGACAAAGGACGGATTACGCTCCCGAAGGGGATCCAAGAGCAGTTAGGAATCGAACCAGATGACGAGATCCCCGCGACGCTCGTCGGGTCGATACTAACAATCAATCCAAAGCCGAGCGCGAAACTGGAAACCGCAACATCGGGACGTCGCGAGTGGAAGGACACGACGCCAACAGACGCGGGCGACGCCCTTTTTCGACAGACCGACGGAACGACCGAGCGCGATGACTGA
- the sucC gene encoding ADP-forming succinate--CoA ligase subunit beta codes for MRLHEYQAKQVFADAGIPVPESHLATTVEEVVEAVSEIGFPAAIKAQVHVGGRGKAGGIKIATSEEEARQYADEILGMDLKGYTVEKVLVEEGVDFENELYVGITMDRGEGEPVAMVSTEGGVDIESVAEETPEAIAREHIDPAFGLHPYQARKVVYDAGIPRGVAGDVASILSTLYDLYESRDASEIEINPVMITADREVVAADAVMNIDEDALFRQPDLAEMEDEAAADELEAKANEYGFDYVRLSGNVGIIGNGAGLVMTTLDLVDHFGGKPANFLDIGGGAKAERVANALDMVFADENVDAVVFNIFGGITRGDEVAKGINEALESFDEIPKKVVVRLAGTNAEEGMEILNTDLVEVESTLEDAVQRAVENAQEAGQ; via the coding sequence ATGCGCTTACACGAATACCAGGCGAAGCAGGTCTTCGCCGACGCCGGTATTCCGGTACCCGAATCGCACCTCGCGACCACTGTCGAGGAGGTCGTCGAGGCGGTCTCGGAGATCGGATTCCCGGCGGCGATCAAAGCACAGGTGCACGTCGGCGGACGGGGCAAGGCCGGCGGGATCAAGATCGCGACCAGCGAGGAGGAGGCCCGGCAGTACGCCGACGAGATTCTCGGGATGGACCTCAAGGGGTACACCGTCGAGAAGGTCCTCGTCGAGGAGGGAGTCGACTTCGAGAACGAACTCTACGTCGGAATCACGATGGACCGCGGCGAGGGCGAGCCCGTCGCGATGGTCTCTACTGAAGGTGGGGTCGACATCGAGTCCGTCGCCGAGGAGACGCCCGAAGCGATCGCCCGCGAGCACATCGACCCCGCGTTCGGTCTCCATCCCTATCAGGCGCGGAAGGTCGTCTACGACGCCGGGATCCCCCGGGGCGTCGCCGGCGACGTCGCCTCGATCCTCTCGACGCTCTATGATCTCTACGAGTCGAGGGATGCTTCGGAGATCGAGATCAACCCCGTGATGATCACCGCGGATCGGGAAGTGGTCGCCGCCGACGCCGTGATGAACATCGACGAGGACGCGCTCTTTCGGCAACCGGACCTCGCGGAGATGGAAGACGAGGCCGCCGCCGACGAGCTCGAGGCGAAGGCCAACGAGTACGGCTTCGACTACGTTCGACTCTCGGGGAACGTCGGCATCATCGGCAACGGCGCGGGCCTCGTGATGACGACGCTCGACCTCGTCGATCACTTCGGCGGGAAGCCCGCGAACTTCCTCGACATCGGTGGCGGTGCGAAGGCCGAGCGCGTCGCGAACGCCCTCGATATGGTGTTCGCCGACGAGAACGTCGACGCGGTCGTCTTCAACATCTTCGGTGGTATCACCCGCGGCGACGAGGTGGCGAAGGGGATCAACGAGGCGCTCGAATCCTTCGATGAGATCCCGAAGAAGGTCGTCGTCCGCCTCGCCGGCACCAACGCCGAGGAGGGGATGGAGATCCTCAACACCGATCTCGTCGAGGTCGAATCGACGCTCGAAGACGCGGTACAGCGAGCGGTCGAGAACGCACAGGAGGCAGGACAATGA
- the sucD gene encoding succinate--CoA ligase subunit alpha encodes MSIFVDDDTRVVVQGITGGEGKFHTEQMIEYGTNVVAGAVPGKGGQEVAGVPVYDTVDQAVEAEDADASVVFVPPAFAGDAVFEALDTDLDLAVAITEGIPTQDMAKVNKRLSEVDTRLIGPNCPGIITPGEAKLGILPGNIFESGDVGLVSRSGTLTYQVVSNLTERGIGQTTAIGIGGDPIIGTSFVDALEAFEADSETKAVVMCGEIGGEDEEQAAKFIAENMDTPVAGFIAGRTAPPGKRMGHAGAIVSGSGTGTAASKIDALNDAGVPVGDTPNEVADYIEDFL; translated from the coding sequence ATGAGCATCTTCGTCGACGACGACACGCGCGTTGTGGTACAGGGAATCACCGGTGGGGAGGGCAAGTTCCACACCGAGCAGATGATCGAGTACGGCACGAACGTCGTCGCGGGCGCGGTCCCCGGCAAAGGCGGCCAAGAGGTCGCGGGCGTCCCCGTCTACGACACGGTCGATCAGGCCGTCGAAGCCGAGGACGCCGACGCCTCGGTTGTGTTCGTCCCGCCGGCCTTCGCCGGCGACGCGGTCTTCGAGGCCTTGGACACCGATCTGGATCTCGCCGTCGCCATCACCGAAGGCATTCCGACGCAGGATATGGCGAAGGTCAACAAGCGTCTTTCGGAGGTCGATACCCGTCTCATCGGTCCGAACTGTCCCGGGATCATCACGCCCGGCGAGGCGAAGTTGGGCATCCTCCCCGGCAACATCTTCGAGTCCGGCGACGTGGGGCTCGTCTCCCGCTCGGGGACGCTGACCTATCAGGTCGTCTCGAATTTAACTGAAAGAGGCATCGGCCAGACCACCGCCATCGGCATCGGCGGCGACCCGATCATCGGGACGTCGTTCGTCGACGCGCTGGAGGCCTTCGAGGCCGATAGTGAGACAAAGGCGGTCGTGATGTGCGGCGAGATCGGCGGCGAGGACGAAGAGCAGGCCGCGAAGTTCATCGCCGAGAATATGGACACGCCCGTCGCGGGCTTCATTGCCGGCCGCACCGCGCCGCCGGGCAAGCGGATGGGGCACGCGGGCGCGATCGTCTCCGGATCGGGCACTGGGACTGCAGCGTCGAAGATCGACGCGCTCAACGACGCGGGCGTCCCCGTCGGCGACACGCCGAACGAGGTCGCCGACTACATCGAAGACTTCCTCTAG
- a CDS encoding DUF7350 domain-containing protein: MRGSPQPSSGAGPTRRAFLGTLAAGGLVGTAGCLQTLGFERQSAWRDPPLASDRPDAVYVPAVTEGMGMYGRTTAGRYGVALMYSYPHRFWTLTGSETSKTVVEADDDVHLMASLWDTETGMALPIDSGLTIEIRNESGETVTQEIAYPMLSQQMGMHYGDNYALDGAGEYEAHVQIGGVSLRCTGGFAGAFESAETAVIPFEFDPAQLSDISISEPENAGERGAIPPMEMGDVPVGRAVEMASLPGRHLRRVRVGDVVFDGVIASGGETESRFGSDPYFYAVARTPHNGIVLPMMGVQATVARGGDTVFEEALASTLDPEVGYHYGAPHFGVDLRDGDEVTLSITTVPQIARHDGYETAFFESESASLTVS; encoded by the coding sequence ATGAGAGGTTCTCCACAGCCGTCGTCGGGGGCGGGTCCGACTCGCCGCGCGTTTCTCGGAACGCTCGCGGCGGGAGGACTTGTCGGCACCGCCGGGTGCCTCCAGACGCTCGGATTCGAGCGGCAGTCCGCGTGGCGTGACCCGCCCTTGGCCTCGGACCGGCCGGACGCCGTCTACGTGCCCGCCGTCACGGAGGGAATGGGGATGTACGGGCGAACGACGGCCGGTCGCTACGGCGTCGCGCTTATGTATTCCTATCCGCATCGCTTCTGGACGCTCACCGGCAGCGAGACGTCGAAGACGGTCGTCGAGGCCGACGACGACGTCCACCTGATGGCGTCGCTGTGGGACACCGAGACGGGGATGGCGCTGCCGATCGATTCGGGGCTGACGATCGAGATCCGGAACGAGAGCGGGGAGACTGTCACCCAAGAGATCGCGTATCCGATGCTCTCCCAGCAGATGGGGATGCACTACGGCGACAACTACGCGCTCGACGGTGCGGGCGAGTACGAAGCGCACGTGCAAATCGGCGGCGTCTCGCTGCGATGCACGGGCGGCTTCGCGGGGGCGTTCGAGTCTGCAGAGACGGCCGTGATCCCCTTCGAGTTCGATCCCGCCCAGCTGTCCGACATCTCTATCTCCGAACCGGAGAACGCCGGCGAGCGGGGAGCCATCCCGCCGATGGAGATGGGGGACGTTCCGGTCGGACGCGCCGTCGAGATGGCGTCGCTCCCGGGTCGACACCTCCGACGCGTCCGCGTCGGCGACGTCGTTTTCGACGGAGTCATCGCCTCGGGGGGCGAGACCGAGTCTCGCTTCGGATCGGATCCCTATTTCTACGCCGTCGCGCGGACGCCCCACAACGGGATCGTCCTCCCGATGATGGGCGTACAGGCGACGGTGGCGCGCGGCGGCGACACTGTTTTCGAGGAGGCGCTCGCATCGACGCTGGATCCGGAGGTCGGCTATCACTACGGCGCACCCCATTTCGGCGTCGACCTCCGCGACGGCGACGAGGTGACGCTCTCGATCACGACCGTTCCCCAAATCGCTCGCCACGACGGCTACGAGACCGCGTTCTTCGAGTCCGAAAGCGCGTCGCTGACGGTTTCGTGA
- a CDS encoding oligosaccharyl transferase, archaeosortase A system-associated — MSADNDDSEGIPSQSVLDILEDWYHVPALVVVVVAMLAIRLQSYSNFIRDGEVFFSGNDAWYHFRATVYTVQNWPSTMPFDPWTNFPYGTFVGQFGTLYDQIVATAALIIGLGSPSQELVAKTLLVSPAVAGALTAIPVYLIGKRLSGRFAGIFGAVVLLLLPGSFLSRSLVGVADHNGIEPLAMGLSVAAFVIALARAKESMPVWEVIYEEIIENQEIDTIGEPLKWSLLAGFLIGIYLWTWPPAVFLIGIIGVFALVKITSAVVNDQTPEPTAFVVATSMLVVTVMSLLVIDQLDPNTTIPSLLQPGAAFGVATAVIALSWLARVWETTDLDTTLYPVAVSGLSVIGIGILILLPIDIVGYTVNNLLRIVGFSANAATRTIGEAQPFIAPSSLQRYGVDAAGRISIEYGLTFFTGLLAAIWLHAKPLAKKGTTRAYGYIAGSLAIVALLFLIPAIPDGIESVTGIDEQVAGLLIVSALIVGATFITKYESEHLFLVVWAVFITAMAFTQVRFNYYLAIVVAVFNAYLFGQILSWVDLDTSAREAVDDIDGYQVLAIVASVLLILGPALAIPISVGNTQTSPAWESAQNNGPGAVTVWDESLEWMQGNTPEEGNLGGAGNADQLDYYGTYERTEDFEYPEGAYGVMSWWDYGHWITVEGERIPNANPFQEGATEAANFLLAPNETQSEEVLTSQSTEGDQTRYVMVDWQMATPGSKFGAPTVFYDAEENVSREDFIRTMYRFDDENEGRFVGTTSMRTDRFYDSTMTKLYYYHGSARSPSPIVFDWEEREVQTQGGDSITVPANAQGENTFVRTFDNMSAAEAYVEEDGSAQIGGVGQYPTERVEALEHYRLAHVSDTSGANSILRTTAQDSQVAGINPQATVPSNPAWVKTFERVPGATVEGSGAPANTNVTAQTELRIPNTNSTFTYTQRAETDENGNFEMTLPYSTTGYDEYGPDNGYTNVSVRATGPYTISSPGEFENGSIVTYQSNLSVSEGDVNGAEDGTTSVELERNEQELQIGGGSGDDGSTDDGSSDSSTDGSGSTDDSSGSTDETQRLTASTVETDVARAS, encoded by the coding sequence ATGAGTGCAGACAACGATGATAGCGAGGGTATACCCTCGCAGTCAGTACTCGATATTCTCGAGGACTGGTACCACGTCCCCGCGTTAGTCGTGGTAGTGGTGGCGATGCTCGCCATCCGACTCCAGTCGTACAGTAATTTCATCCGTGACGGAGAGGTGTTCTTCTCCGGCAACGACGCGTGGTATCACTTCAGAGCCACGGTGTACACCGTCCAGAACTGGCCCTCCACGATGCCGTTCGACCCGTGGACGAACTTCCCCTACGGAACGTTCGTCGGCCAGTTCGGGACGCTTTACGACCAGATTGTCGCTACCGCCGCGCTGATTATCGGTCTCGGTTCTCCTAGCCAAGAGTTGGTCGCCAAGACCCTTCTCGTGTCTCCTGCGGTGGCCGGAGCGCTCACCGCGATTCCTGTGTACCTCATCGGTAAGCGACTCTCGGGACGCTTCGCGGGCATCTTCGGAGCGGTCGTCCTCCTGCTTCTGCCCGGCTCGTTCCTCAGTCGCTCGCTCGTCGGCGTCGCCGATCACAACGGGATCGAACCCTTGGCGATGGGATTGTCCGTCGCCGCATTCGTCATCGCACTCGCGCGAGCTAAAGAGTCGATGCCCGTCTGGGAAGTGATCTACGAGGAAATCATCGAAAACCAAGAAATCGATACGATCGGAGAGCCGCTGAAATGGAGCCTCCTCGCCGGATTCCTTATCGGGATCTATCTTTGGACGTGGCCTCCTGCGGTCTTTTTGATCGGCATCATCGGCGTTTTCGCGCTCGTGAAGATCACGAGCGCCGTAGTCAACGATCAAACGCCGGAACCCACCGCATTCGTCGTCGCGACGAGTATGCTCGTCGTGACGGTAATGTCGCTTCTCGTTATCGATCAGCTCGATCCGAATACGACAATCCCATCGTTGCTTCAGCCGGGGGCGGCTTTTGGTGTGGCTACTGCCGTCATCGCCCTATCGTGGCTCGCACGTGTCTGGGAAACTACCGATCTCGATACTACCCTCTATCCTGTAGCGGTTAGTGGTCTCAGCGTGATCGGGATTGGAATCTTGATACTTCTCCCGATCGACATTGTCGGATACACGGTCAACAACCTCCTCCGCATCGTCGGCTTCTCCGCCAACGCCGCCACCCGAACCATCGGCGAGGCGCAACCGTTCATCGCGCCGAGCAGCCTCCAGCGCTACGGCGTCGACGCCGCTGGCCGGATCTCCATCGAGTACGGCCTGACGTTCTTCACGGGACTCCTCGCTGCGATCTGGCTCCACGCGAAGCCGCTCGCCAAGAAAGGAACCACCAGAGCGTACGGCTACATCGCTGGTTCACTCGCGATTGTGGCACTCCTGTTCCTCATCCCGGCGATCCCCGACGGAATCGAGTCAGTCACCGGCATCGACGAACAGGTCGCCGGACTCCTGATCGTCTCGGCGCTCATCGTCGGCGCGACCTTCATCACGAAATACGAATCCGAACACCTCTTCCTCGTCGTCTGGGCGGTGTTCATCACCGCGATGGCGTTCACCCAAGTTCGCTTCAACTACTACCTCGCGATCGTCGTCGCCGTGTTCAACGCGTACCTCTTCGGGCAGATCCTCTCGTGGGTCGACCTCGACACGTCCGCGCGCGAGGCCGTCGACGACATCGACGGCTACCAAGTGCTGGCGATCGTCGCCTCGGTCCTCCTGATTCTCGGTCCCGCGCTCGCGATCCCGATCTCCGTCGGCAACACCCAGACGTCGCCCGCGTGGGAGTCCGCCCAGAACAACGGCCCCGGCGCGGTCACCGTCTGGGACGAGTCCCTCGAGTGGATGCAGGGCAACACGCCCGAAGAGGGGAACCTCGGCGGCGCGGGTAACGCCGACCAACTCGACTATTACGGCACCTACGAGCGAACCGAGGACTTCGAGTACCCCGAGGGAGCCTACGGCGTGATGTCGTGGTGGGACTACGGCCACTGGATCACCGTCGAAGGCGAGCGCATCCCGAACGCCAACCCGTTCCAAGAGGGTGCGACTGAGGCCGCGAACTTCCTGCTCGCGCCGAACGAGACCCAATCCGAAGAGGTCCTCACCTCCCAGAGCACCGAGGGCGACCAGACCCGTTACGTGATGGTCGACTGGCAGATGGCGACGCCGGGCTCGAAGTTCGGCGCGCCGACGGTGTTCTACGACGCCGAAGAGAACGTCTCCCGCGAGGACTTCATCCGGACGATGTACCGCTTCGACGACGAGAACGAGGGGCGGTTCGTCGGGACGACCTCGATGCGCACCGACCGCTTCTACGACAGCACGATGACGAAGCTGTACTACTACCACGGCAGCGCTCGCTCACCCTCGCCGATCGTCTTCGACTGGGAGGAGCGAGAGGTCCAAACGCAGGGCGGCGACTCGATAACCGTCCCGGCCAACGCCCAAGGTGAGAACACCTTCGTCCGAACGTTCGACAATATGAGCGCCGCGGAGGCGTACGTCGAAGAGGACGGCTCCGCGCAGATCGGCGGCGTCGGACAGTACCCGACCGAGCGCGTGGAGGCGCTCGAACACTACCGCCTCGCGCACGTGAGCGACACCTCCGGAGCCAACTCGATCCTCCGAACGACCGCACAGGACTCACAGGTCGCCGGCATCAACCCGCAGGCGACCGTGCCGAGTAACCCCGCGTGGGTGAAGACGTTCGAGCGCGTGCCCGGGGCGACGGTCGAAGGCAGCGGCGCGCCCGCGAACACCAACGTCACCGCCCAGACCGAGCTGCGCATCCCCAACACGAACTCGACGTTCACCTACACCCAGCGCGCCGAAACCGACGAGAACGGTAACTTCGAGATGACGCTGCCGTACTCGACGACCGGCTACGACGAGTACGGACCCGATAACGGCTACACGAACGTCAGCGTTCGCGCCACCGGCCCGTACACGATCTCCTCGCCCGGGGAGTTCGAGAACGGCTCGATCGTCACCTACCAGTCGAACCTCTCGGTCTCGGAGGGCGACGTCAACGGCGCTGAGGACGGCACCACGAGTGTCGAACTCGAACGCAACGAACAGGAGCTGCAGATCGGCGGCGGCTCCGGTGACGACGGCTCGACCGACGACGGCTCATCGGACAGCTCGACCGACGGCTCCGGAAGCACTGACGATTCGAGCGGGAGCACCGACGAAACCCAGCGGTTGACCGCGTCGACGGTCGAGACTGACGTTGCCCGGGCGAGCTAA
- a CDS encoding NAD-dependent epimerase/dehydratase family protein has protein sequence MSNPKNVLVTGGAGFVGSHAVEYYAERGANVTALDNLSRVETLEKADETRNTAAYNWEYIEENYPEVALLEADIRDQQRLESVVEGHDAIVHTAGQVAVTASLTDPRTDFEVNAEGTFNVLEAARKADSDPAVVLASTNKVYGDNVNEIPVREEGSRYWYDDPEYDRGIPETLSIDDCEHTPYGVSKLAADLYVQDYAERGEVDAAAFRMSCIYGTRQFGNEDQGWVAHFAISTLRDEPLTIFGDGKQVRDVLYVKDLIRAYDAFLSDPEGKPAVYNIGGGEENTTSLLEFLDLLEEKTGSRPDLSFDEWREGDQKVYVSDISRAREELDWEPQVEFAAGIERFVDWYDDR, from the coding sequence ATGAGCAATCCCAAGAACGTTCTAGTGACGGGTGGCGCGGGGTTTGTCGGGAGCCACGCAGTCGAATACTACGCCGAACGTGGCGCAAATGTGACGGCACTCGATAATCTGAGCCGCGTTGAAACCCTCGAAAAAGCCGACGAAACCCGAAATACGGCCGCGTACAACTGGGAGTATATCGAAGAGAACTACCCCGAGGTAGCGCTCCTCGAAGCGGACATTCGCGATCAGCAGCGATTGGAGTCGGTCGTCGAAGGACACGACGCGATCGTCCACACGGCCGGACAGGTCGCCGTGACCGCCTCGCTGACCGATCCGCGAACTGATTTCGAGGTTAACGCCGAGGGAACGTTTAACGTACTCGAAGCGGCGCGAAAAGCAGACAGCGACCCGGCTGTCGTTCTCGCATCCACCAACAAGGTCTACGGCGACAACGTGAACGAGATCCCGGTTCGCGAGGAGGGCAGTCGCTACTGGTACGACGACCCGGAGTACGACCGGGGGATTCCCGAGACGCTATCCATCGACGACTGCGAACATACGCCGTATGGCGTGTCGAAACTCGCTGCGGATCTGTACGTTCAAGATTACGCTGAGCGCGGCGAGGTTGACGCGGCCGCATTCCGAATGAGTTGCATCTACGGAACGCGTCAGTTCGGAAACGAAGACCAAGGCTGGGTCGCACACTTTGCGATTAGTACACTACGCGACGAGCCGCTCACGATTTTCGGAGATGGCAAGCAGGTAAGAGACGTGCTCTACGTGAAAGATCTGATCAGAGCGTACGACGCGTTCCTCTCCGATCCCGAGGGAAAGCCCGCAGTGTACAACATCGGCGGGGGAGAAGAAAACACGACGAGCCTGCTCGAATTTCTCGATCTCCTCGAAGAGAAGACCGGGTCCCGGCCGGATCTCTCGTTCGACGAGTGGCGGGAAGGAGACCAGAAAGTGTACGTCTCCGACATCTCTCGCGCCCGTGAAGAGTTAGACTGGGAGCCGCAAGTAGAGTTTGCTGCGGGAATCGAACGGTTCGTTGACTGGTACGACGACAGATAA
- a CDS encoding SDR family NAD(P)-dependent oxidoreductase, whose translation MTNVLVTGGAGFIGSHLVDELVDEGYDVTVVDNLTEQVHDGEPEYLNEEAEYVWGDVRDRELMTELLEDADVLNHQASAVGVGQSMYEIEEYVEVNTLATARLLDIIVNEEIELEKVVVASSMSIYGEGTYRCSEEDELRHPSLREEEQMKQGQWEHICPECGAELEPVATTESKPRESTSVYAISKKDQEELTLSVCRAYDIPAVALRYFNIFGSRQSLDNPYTGVCAIFSSRIKNDNPPLIFEDGEQTRDFIHVSDVARANRLAMESDASDVAVNIGTGSPVSINEIAETLIELYGKEDELSPEIANDFRQGDIRHCFADPSLAADELGFEAEVGFEQGMRELVEWGRKRDAEDRFEEAHAELEAKGLVGED comes from the coding sequence ATGACGAACGTCCTTGTCACTGGTGGCGCGGGCTTCATCGGGAGTCACCTCGTCGACGAACTCGTCGACGAAGGGTACGACGTGACAGTCGTCGACAATCTCACCGAACAAGTCCACGACGGTGAGCCCGAGTATCTCAACGAGGAGGCGGAGTACGTCTGGGGCGACGTCCGCGACCGAGAGTTGATGACAGAGCTACTCGAAGATGCCGACGTCCTCAACCATCAGGCCAGCGCGGTTGGCGTGGGCCAGTCGATGTACGAGATCGAAGAGTACGTTGAGGTCAATACACTGGCGACCGCACGGCTTCTCGATATCATCGTCAACGAGGAGATAGAGCTGGAAAAGGTCGTCGTCGCGTCCTCGATGTCGATCTACGGGGAGGGAACGTATCGGTGCTCCGAGGAGGACGAACTCAGACATCCGTCACTACGGGAAGAAGAACAGATGAAGCAAGGGCAGTGGGAGCATATCTGCCCCGAGTGCGGCGCGGAATTGGAGCCCGTTGCGACGACGGAGTCGAAACCCCGAGAGAGTACGAGCGTCTACGCCATCTCGAAGAAGGATCAAGAAGAGCTCACGCTCTCGGTCTGCCGCGCGTACGACATTCCCGCCGTCGCGCTCAGGTATTTCAACATCTTCGGGAGCCGGCAGTCCCTCGACAATCCCTACACGGGCGTCTGTGCGATCTTTTCGAGCCGCATCAAGAACGATAACCCACCACTCATTTTCGAGGATGGCGAGCAGACGCGCGATTTCATCCACGTGAGCGACGTCGCACGGGCGAACAGACTCGCGATGGAATCCGACGCGTCGGACGTCGCGGTCAACATCGGAACCGGAAGTCCCGTCTCGATCAACGAAATCGCGGAGACGCTCATCGAACTGTACGGGAAGGAAGACGAACTGTCTCCTGAGATAGCCAACGACTTCCGACAGGGGGATATCCGCCACTGCTTCGCGGACCCGTCGCTCGCGGCCGATGAGCTCGGGTTCGAGGCCGAGGTCGGCTTCGAGCAGGGGATGCGCGAACTGGTGGAGTGGGGACGCAAACGGGATGCAGAAGACCGATTCGAGGAGGCACACGCCGAACTCGAAGCGAAGGGGCTCGTCGGCGAAGACTGA
- a CDS encoding NAD-dependent epimerase/dehydratase family protein — protein MRHAVVTGGAGFLGSHLVDDLLEDDYRVTVLDNYGSGRPENLAHLQTADIAIENHDVREPFPAFDDVDIVYHLASRASPEDFGTHAVEIALTNSEGTKNALECAREYGARSIIASTSEVYGNPEEHPQTETYHGNVNIRGPRAPYDESKRFSEALAVAYERKYGMDIRTVRIFNTYGPRMRPNDGRVIPNFLSQALSGDDLTVYGDGSQTRSFCYVSDLIDGIRAFADAPGGMAAGNVVNLGNTNEITIRELAEIVLEVVDTASEITYRELPEDDPEVRRPDISRAQAMLDWEPTVSLQTGLERTVPYFENQLNPQLASDSSSK, from the coding sequence ATGAGACACGCAGTTGTCACAGGGGGAGCCGGATTCCTCGGCAGTCATCTCGTCGACGATCTGCTGGAAGACGACTATCGGGTGACTGTTCTGGATAACTACGGAAGCGGACGGCCGGAGAATCTCGCGCACCTGCAGACTGCCGACATCGCGATCGAAAACCACGACGTCAGAGAACCCTTCCCGGCGTTCGATGACGTCGATATCGTCTACCACCTTGCGTCGCGTGCGAGCCCGGAGGACTTCGGTACCCACGCCGTCGAAATTGCGTTGACCAACAGCGAGGGGACGAAGAACGCGCTGGAGTGCGCTCGTGAATATGGCGCGAGATCGATCATCGCGTCCACGAGCGAAGTGTACGGAAATCCAGAGGAACATCCGCAAACGGAGACGTACCACGGAAACGTCAACATCAGAGGGCCCCGCGCTCCGTACGACGAATCGAAGCGGTTCTCGGAGGCGCTCGCCGTGGCCTACGAGCGGAAGTACGGGATGGACATCCGAACTGTCCGCATCTTCAATACGTACGGGCCGCGAATGCGTCCGAACGACGGGCGCGTCATTCCGAACTTTCTCTCACAGGCGCTCTCCGGTGACGATCTGACGGTCTACGGTGACGGTTCTCAGACGCGAAGCTTCTGCTACGTCTCGGATCTGATTGATGGGATTCGAGCGTTCGCCGACGCCCCGGGAGGGATGGCGGCTGGCAACGTGGTTAATCTGGGTAATACCAACGAGATCACGATCCGAGAATTGGCCGAGATCGTCCTCGAAGTCGTCGATACTGCCTCGGAGATTACCTACAGGGAACTCCCGGAAGATGACCCGGAAGTCCGACGACCGGACATCTCCAGAGCGCAGGCGATGCTTGATTGGGAACCGACCGTTTCGCTACAAACGGGACTCGAACGAACGGTTCCCTACTTCGAAAACCAACTGAACCCGCAGTTAGCGTCCGACAGCTCATCAAAATAG